A stretch of the Cyprinus carpio isolate SPL01 chromosome B4, ASM1834038v1, whole genome shotgun sequence genome encodes the following:
- the LOC109082815 gene encoding cyclin-dependent kinase inhibitor 1-like, translating into MSITPVACYFGLLEEQEEDIKPQAAVVRRNLFGPVDHQQLQQDFQRLFCMNVEIAKQRWNFDFQMDQPVPGCIEWEELRCQDVPVFYHSCVFRPGMAKQTVEACSSPAMATEKYLELRTRGTLRGTKPEKRMAALLGVKRRQASITDFFRVSKRRFPDRKASSGQ; encoded by the exons ATGTCCATTACACCAGTTGCATGTTATTTTGGACTGCTGGAAGAGCAGGAGGAGGACATTAAACCTCAAGCAGCAGTAGTTCGGCGGAACCTGTTTGGCCCAGTGGACCACCAGCAGTTACAGCAGGACTTCCAGAGGCTATTCTGCATGAATGTGGAGATCGCCAAACAGCGCTGGAACTTTGACTTTCAGATGGACCAACCAGTCCCCGGCTGCATTGAGTGGGAGGAGCTGCGGTGCCAGGATGTGCCAGTGTTCTACCATAGCTGTGTGTTCAGGCCCGGTATGGCAAAGCAAACGGTGGAAGCTTGTTCGTCTCCAGCTATGGCCACAGAGAAATATCTGGAGCTGCGGACCAGAGGAACTCTGAGGGGAACCAAGCCAGAGAAGAGAATGGCTGCATTGCTAGGGGTCAAACGCAGACAAGCAAGCATCACAG ACTTTTTCAGAGTGTCTAAAAGAAGATTTCCTGATCGCAAAGCCTCATCAGGACAGTAA
- the sapcd1 gene encoding suppressor APC domain-containing protein 1 isoform X1 — MACDDYYTVLIIPLQNSLYSPDALHCFHWLKRRRDLERQKDVLWAGLQVVEQTQLWYQNRLKLNLQRQVSFSTGDLDGEGRWSCAMRSCMQRVNGSLGNLMSDSCVWNNLAPEESGGSDWHLRWSNATLVKKVNQQNQQISMLELEKAQLQQLVSYSTPE; from the exons ATGGCATGTGATGACTATTACACAGTCCTCATCATTCCTCTCCAGAACAGCCTCTACAGCCCTGACGCACTGCACTGCTTCCACTGG ctaAAGAGACGTAGAGATCTGGAAAGACAAAAAGATGTCCTGTGGGCTGGACTGCAGGTTGTGGAACAAACACAGCTGTGGTACCAGAATCGCCTGAAGCTAAATTTACAAAGGCAAGTTAGCTTCAGCACAGGAGACTTGGATGGAGAG GGCAGGTGGTCCTGTGCTATGCGGTCTTGTATGCAGCGTGTGAATGGCAGTCTGGGTAATCTGATGAGTGACTCCTGTGTCTGGAACAATCTAGCCCCAGAGGAGAGTGGAGGATCAGACTGGCACCTACGGTGGAGCAATGCCACGTTGGTCAAG AAAGTGAATCAGCAGAATCAACAGATTTCCATGTTGGAGCTTGAGAAGGCACAACTTCAGCAGCTGGTGTCTTACAGCACACCTGAATGA
- the sapcd1 gene encoding suppressor APC domain-containing protein 1 isoform X2, which produces MACDDYYTVLIIPLQNSLYSPDALHCFHWLKRRRDLERQKDVLWAGLQVVEQTQLWYQNRLKLNLQRQVSFSTGDLDGEGRWSCAMRSCMQRVNGSLGNLMSDSCVWNNLAPEESGGSDWHLRWSNATLVKSYLLSS; this is translated from the exons ATGGCATGTGATGACTATTACACAGTCCTCATCATTCCTCTCCAGAACAGCCTCTACAGCCCTGACGCACTGCACTGCTTCCACTGG ctaAAGAGACGTAGAGATCTGGAAAGACAAAAAGATGTCCTGTGGGCTGGACTGCAGGTTGTGGAACAAACACAGCTGTGGTACCAGAATCGCCTGAAGCTAAATTTACAAAGGCAAGTTAGCTTCAGCACAGGAGACTTGGATGGAGAG GGCAGGTGGTCCTGTGCTATGCGGTCTTGTATGCAGCGTGTGAATGGCAGTCTGGGTAATCTGATGAGTGACTCCTGTGTCTGGAACAATCTAGCCCCAGAGGAGAGTGGAGGATCAGACTGGCACCTACGGTGGAGCAATGCCACGTTGGTCAAG TCCTATTTATTATCATCATAA